The Candidatus Omnitrophota bacterium genome contains a region encoding:
- a CDS encoding PASTA domain-containing protein → MIKKISKAILRLINGFFLIVLFIGLLVAGIAGGGIWLMDYLIRGEEVTVPRLYGLTKSEAVELLVENELIPHLPVKEVVSDNAPPGIVIEQRPYPDTFVKKGRSVAITVSAGPQEILIPDLTDARLEEISGMIRSAGLELGQRAFVYHPTYPKGTVILQDPPYGRRLVIGKKINLLVSLGPQPEEYIMPKLIGVHVDEILNRPEMEPFPLVKENIHYVKTESSQWNIILKQNPEPGAKIVTGETGEPIAIDVGSSGTEIALPRMIHIVFPLPYPSLSGQFYIAVWDETVSVWDETVSVSNRPLLFPLEISPWSEDIDVWIPVSGDAWAGLMEGWDENSLSFAYPLTAQYYPSTNR, encoded by the coding sequence ATGATAAAGAAAATCTCCAAAGCGATTCTGCGATTAATCAATGGATTTTTCTTGATTGTATTGTTTATAGGGCTGCTCGTCGCCGGAATCGCAGGCGGCGGCATATGGCTAATGGATTATCTTATTCGCGGCGAAGAAGTAACGGTTCCCCGGTTGTATGGCCTGACCAAATCGGAAGCCGTGGAATTGCTGGTGGAGAACGAGCTTATTCCCCATTTGCCGGTCAAAGAAGTCGTCAGCGACAACGCCCCGCCGGGCATCGTCATCGAACAGCGTCCCTATCCGGATACGTTCGTTAAAAAGGGACGCAGCGTTGCGATCACCGTCAGCGCCGGTCCTCAGGAAATCCTCATACCTGATCTCACCGACGCCCGCCTGGAAGAGATATCGGGAATGATCCGCAGCGCAGGTTTGGAATTGGGCCAACGAGCCTTCGTCTACCATCCCACCTATCCCAAAGGAACGGTGATTCTCCAGGATCCGCCCTATGGACGGAGGCTTGTCATCGGAAAAAAAATCAACCTTCTAGTCAGTTTGGGACCTCAGCCGGAAGAATATATTATGCCGAAATTGATCGGCGTCCATGTAGACGAAATACTCAATCGCCCGGAAATGGAACCTTTTCCCCTGGTAAAAGAAAACATCCACTATGTAAAAACCGAATCCTCCCAATGGAATATCATCCTCAAGCAAAATCCTGAGCCTGGGGCCAAAATCGTTACCGGCGAGACCGGCGAGCCGATCGCGATTGACGTCGGCTCCAGCGGAACGGAAATCGCTCTCCCGCGGATGATTCACATCGTTTTTCCTTTACCCTATCCATCCCTTTCCGGCCAATTCTATATCGCCGTGTGGGACGAGACGGTTTCCGTGTGGGACGAGACGGTTTCCGTCTCGAATCGTCCTTTGCTTTTCCCGCTGGAGATATCGCCTTGGTCCGAGGATATTGACGTTTGGATTCCCGTTTCCGGCGATGCGTGGGCGGGATTGATGGAAGGGTGGGACGAAAATTCGCTTTCTTTTGCTTATCCCTTAACGGCGCAATACTATCCCTCAACGAATCGATAA
- a CDS encoding metalloregulator ArsR/SmtB family transcription factor — MKKEPSTSLQILTLLKKNGRMTARQVGEILGFTTMGARQHLIALERDSYIESEFVRQKAGRPALYFKLSEKSDLFFPQSYSNFIVDLLRNLEELDGRDKIGKVLNYRREKLLKKYAPLLNGDDLKKKVETLTHLREEEGYMAEMEEEENYFILKEHNCPIHCVAENYPEICRNELELYRQLLNCPVERLEHLVQTEKACVYRIQKKKP, encoded by the coding sequence ATGAAAAAAGAACCATCCACGTCCCTCCAAATATTGACCCTTCTGAAAAAAAACGGAAGGATGACGGCTCGCCAGGTGGGAGAGATTCTTGGATTTACGACCATGGGAGCGCGTCAACATCTCATCGCCTTGGAGAGGGATTCCTACATCGAGTCGGAATTCGTGCGGCAGAAAGCCGGACGTCCAGCCCTTTATTTTAAACTGTCGGAAAAATCGGATCTATTTTTCCCCCAAAGTTATTCCAATTTCATTGTGGATCTTCTGCGGAATTTGGAAGAATTGGATGGCCGGGATAAAATCGGAAAAGTCCTCAACTACCGCCGGGAAAAACTACTGAAGAAATACGCTCCTCTTCTTAATGGCGACGATTTAAAAAAGAAGGTCGAGACCCTTACGCATTTGCGCGAGGAAGAGGGCTATATGGCGGAGATGGAAGAGGAAGAGAATTATTTTATCTTGAAAGAACACAATTGCCCGATTCATTGCGTGGCGGAGAATTACCCAGAAATTTGCCGCAATGAGTTGGAATTGTACCGCCAACTGTTGAATTGTCCGGTCGAGAGATTGGAGCATCTCGTCCAAACCGAGAAGGCCTGCGTTTATCGCATCCAAAAGAAAAAGCCCTGA